A window of Candidatus Omnitrophota bacterium contains these coding sequences:
- a CDS encoding D-alanine--D-alanine ligase, with protein MYNPKGFGKVAVLAGGSSSERAISIRSGRAVYKALKKAGCDVVRVDITGVGVKRIIDKLSADLIFLALHGRFGEDGTIQKVLENMGFPYTGSGVTASKLALDKIASKKIFEKRGIPVPPYRILDRRNAKKAKGFLYPLVVKPQNEGSSIGLSIVKRNEELNDAFKRAFRYSDKIIVERFIEGREITVGILDEKPLPVIEIVPGRDFYDFYAKYKDKKTKYMVPASLPRHIYKRAQKLGLLAHKALRCRDFSRVDMILSERGDIFVLEVNTIPGLTTRSLLPKAAGSAGIRFDELCMKLLELALKNRGDKD; from the coding sequence TTGTATAACCCGAAGGGATTCGGCAAAGTGGCGGTTTTGGCGGGCGGGTCGTCCAGTGAGCGGGCAATATCGATAAGATCCGGCCGGGCAGTATACAAAGCCCTGAAGAAGGCCGGCTGCGATGTCGTCCGGGTGGACATTACAGGCGTCGGGGTGAAGCGCATTATTGATAAGCTGTCAGCCGATCTTATATTTTTGGCCTTACACGGCCGTTTTGGCGAGGACGGTACAATACAGAAGGTGCTGGAAAATATGGGGTTTCCGTATACGGGTTCCGGCGTCACGGCATCAAAATTAGCGCTTGATAAAATAGCGTCCAAAAAAATATTTGAAAAGCGTGGGATTCCGGTGCCGCCTTATAGAATTCTCGACAGGCGTAACGCGAAAAAGGCAAAGGGCTTTTTATATCCTCTTGTTGTAAAACCGCAGAACGAAGGTTCCAGCATAGGCTTATCCATTGTAAAGAGAAACGAAGAATTAAATGATGCTTTCAAAAGGGCCTTCCGGTACAGCGATAAAATAATAGTAGAGCGCTTTATCGAAGGGCGCGAGATAACCGTGGGCATTCTGGATGAAAAACCGCTCCCCGTCATAGAGATTGTACCCGGCAGAGATTTTTACGATTTTTACGCGAAATATAAAGACAAGAAAACAAAATACATGGTGCCGGCCTCTCTCCCGAGGCATATCTATAAAAGGGCGCAGAAGCTTGGGCTTTTGGCCCATAAAGCATTAAGGTGCCGGGATTTTTCAAGAGTGGATATGATCTTATCCGAGCGCGGCGATATCTTTGTGCTTGAGGTAAATACTATTCCGGGGCTTACGACAAGGAGCCTGCTTCCGAAAGCGGCAGGTTCTGCGGGTATAAGGTTTGATGAGTTATGTATGAAGCTTTTGGAACTCGCTCTTAAAAATAGAGGCGACAAGGATTGA